Below is a window of Shinella sp. PSBB067 DNA.
AACCGCATCCAGGCGATCGCGAAGGCCATCCGCCTCGGCTATATTACCTGACAGGGCAGGGGCCGGCCGTCTTCCGCCGCCGGGAAAGCCCGGGGCGACGGAGCGGGTGCGTCTTCCAGCGTTCAATGGGCGAGATGCGACGACGGATCGGTCTTCACGTACCGCGCTTGCGCGAGGCTCCTGCGCAGGAAGGCGGTGTTGTCGTCGGGATCGGCGGACGGATCGTTGAAGGCGACATGGGTCACCTCCACGCCGGCCTTGTCCTTCTGCAGGAGAAGCTTCGCATAGACGGTCACGCCCTGGGGGCGCAGTTCCATGTCCAGCGTCACTTCCGGCTCGGTGTCCCAGTCGAGCCGATAATCGCCGCCGGCGCCGAAATTGACCGTGCCGGGCAGGAAATAGAGCTCGGCCGCCGAAGAGACCAGGTCGGCAAGGTTACCGTAGCACTCGAAACGCAACAACGAGACGAGGTCGGCCGCGTCGAGCAGTCTGAGCTCGGTGGCGACCGGGCAGATTGCTTCGGCAACAATCTTCTCGCGCTCGGCGGAGTAGGTGCATTTTCTCATCGGATCTAGTTTACCCGTCTGGTCTGGGGCGAAGCTGCGTAAACCCGGTGAATCAGCTCCGCCACGGCTTTGTAGAACACCGGCGGAATCACACTATCCACCGAGACTTGCGCAAACATTGAGCGTGCGAGCGGCGGATCTTCGAAGACGGGAATTCCGTTCTCCTCGGCGATCTCGCGAATCTTGAGCGCGATGAGGTCCTGGCCCTTGGCGACGACGACCGGCGCATCGCCCTCTTCACGCACGTAGCGAAGCGCCACGGCAAAGTGCGTCGGGTTGGCGATGACGAGGGTCGCGCGCGGCACGGCCGTCATCATGCGGCGGCGGATGCGGTCGCGCTGGATGGAGCGCATGCGGGCCTTGACGATCGGGTCGCCCTGCGCCTGCTTCATTTCCTCCTTGACCTCCTGCTTCGTCATCATCAGCTCGGTGAACCAGTGGTGGCGTGTCCAGGCGAAGTCGATGCCGGCGATGAGGGCGGTCGCGAAGAGGACGATCAGCAGCACCTTGTTGACATCGGAGGTCATCATGTAGAGGAGCGCGGCGGGCTCGGAGAACATCGTGTCGAGCGAGGCAAAGTAGTTGCCCCGCATGGCGAGCGCCACGACCAGCGACACGAGGAGGATCTTGATCAGCGACTTGCCGAACTCCACGAGGCCCTGCTTGCCGAAGAGACGCCCCAGTCCCTTCATCGGATTGAGCCGGCCGATCTGCGGGCGCACGCGCTCCAGCACCGGGCTTGGCAGGTTCTGGAAGACCGAGGAGGCGATGCCGAACAGCATCATCATGGCGAGGATGGGCAGCAGCAGCTTGCCCGCTTCCCAGCCGAGATGCCGGAAGATCGCGATGACGTCGGTGCCGGACTTGAGGTTCCAGGCCTCGGGCTGCTCGAAGAAGTCGCGCAGCGTCTCGTTCATGCGGGAGACCCCGTCCGGCAGGAAGAAGACGAGGAAGAGATAGATCGCCAGCGTCGAGGCGAAGATCGTGATCTCGCGCGAGAAGGGCGTGTTGCCCTTTTCCATCGCGTCGCGAATCTTCTTCTCGGTCGGGAGTTCTGTTTTGCTGTCCTTGTCGTCGTCCGACACGTCGCGCTCCCAGGGCAAATCCGGCGAAAGGCCAAGCGGCTTTGCCGTTTGCCAACGAAAACGGCCCGAACCCCCGTCAGGAGATTCGGGCCGCTGATACGCTCGGCTTGCGGCCTTGTCGTGTCAAGCCGGATCAGGCCGCCTGCTGCTCCCCGGCCGTCTCCTTCAACTGGATTTGCCCGGCGGCGGCAAGGCGGATGGCTTCCTGCGTGATCGAGCGGCGGGCGATGGCCACCTCGCGCGGATTGACGCCCTGGTCGCCGGCGGCAAGGTCCGACTCGATCATGCGGCGCTGGCGCGCGCCGATGGCGGACAGGACCGCCTCGCGCAGTTCCATCGAGGCGCCGCGCAGCGCGGCGGTGATGATGTCGCCCGCGACGTCGTTGAACAGCGACACCCGGCTTCTCTGCGGCATGAGGAGCACGTCCTCGAAGAGGAAGATCTTCGGGCGCACCTTCTTGACCGATTCGGTCGAGACCGTTTCGAGCGAGGCGAGCATCTCGTCGACCTGCGATTTGTCCAGCTCGTTCATGAGGTCGGCGACCTTGTTCGTGCCGATCGAGTTGCGCTCGGCATCCAGCGCGTTGATCATCTCGATGACGCGCGCCTCGACGATCGCCGTCGCCTTGGGGCTCGCATCCTTCAGGTTGACGGTGCGGTTGATGATGTCCGGCCGGTTGGCCTCGGGAATTTCGAGCAGCACCTTCGCGCCGAAGGACGACGGCATCATCGACAGGATATAGGCGATGGTCTGCGGATGCTCGTTGAGCAGGAAGCCTGCCACGAAGACCGGGTCGGCATCCTGCAGGCGGTCCCAGATCGTGTTCTCGTAGGCCTGGAAGGCGGCGCGGCGGCCGAGCAGGCCGTCCACCTCGTCCGGCGTCAGGCCTTCCTCGAGGATGCCTTCCATCATCTTGGCATTGTCCATCAGGCCCGCGCCTTCGGTGAACAGGTCCTCGAACTCGTTGACGAGGTCGATCAGTTCATGGGGCGGGATGGCGCGCAGGTTCTGCGCGGCGGCGATGATCTGCTGCAATTCGCTCTGGGTGAAATATTTCAGCAGCTTGCCGGCGACGCCCTTGCCCATGGCCAGAAGGACGGCTGCTGCCTTCTCGACCTGCGACAGCGGTGTTCCGACCGCCGTGGACGTCCCGAAATTTTCGAAATCCATCATGGATTTATCTCCCTGAACCCTCGACCGGGTATCAGATCTTGCGTGTACTCTTTACTTCGATGAGCTTGACCCCGAAGCGGGTGTCGTCGTTTTCCAGAACGGTGATCTCGCCGCGGCCGATCACCCGGCCGTTGACCATGACCTCGACCGGCTCGCCGATGCGGCGGTCGAGCGCGATGGTGGCGCCCTCGCTGAGGTTCATGAGGCTGGAGACCTGCATCTGCGACGAGCCCAGAACGATCTGCAGATCGATCGGGATGTCCATGATGAGGTCCATGTTGGACTGCATGGCGCTGCCCGGGCGCGGCGCTTCGCGCGGTTCGGCGGAAAAATCGCCGCCGGCGCCGAAGTCGGATCCGGCAAAGCCGGTATTCGCGCCGAAATCCGTCGCCGCCGCGCCGCCGCCGAAGTCCGAACCGCCGAAATCGCCGCCGAACGCGGCGAGCGGATCGTCCGCCCCCCGTGCCGGAAAATCGGTGTCGATCCCGCCGGAGGCATCCTTCTGAAGAACGCCGCGCAGGTCGTCGATCGCCTGTTCCAGCTCCTGGTCGCCGGCATTGATGGAAGACATGATGTCGTCAGCGATGGGTGTTTTCTTCGGTGCCATAAGCCCACTATTCCATTCGAAACTTGCCTGAGGCGTGCCGCTTCACAGGCTTCACGCGCAAAACTATCCGATGATGTGCTGGAGAAGATCGTCCTCCGAGCCGTAGGTATCCTTGACGCGGACCGTGTAGCGGGCACCCGACCGGCCGAATTCGCAGACATAGAGGTTGCGGCCGTTCGCATTCACCTCCACGCGCACGTCGCCCGCCTCGTTGAACGGGATGATGTCGCCGGCCTGCAGCCTGCTGATCGTGTCGAGGGTCTGCGCTTCGAGGTGGATGCGCGCCTCCAGCGTCACC
It encodes the following:
- the flhB gene encoding flagellar biosynthesis protein FlhB → MSDDDKDSKTELPTEKKIRDAMEKGNTPFSREITIFASTLAIYLFLVFFLPDGVSRMNETLRDFFEQPEAWNLKSGTDVIAIFRHLGWEAGKLLLPILAMMMLFGIASSVFQNLPSPVLERVRPQIGRLNPMKGLGRLFGKQGLVEFGKSLIKILLVSLVVALAMRGNYFASLDTMFSEPAALLYMMTSDVNKVLLIVLFATALIAGIDFAWTRHHWFTELMMTKQEVKEEMKQAQGDPIVKARMRSIQRDRIRRRMMTAVPRATLVIANPTHFAVALRYVREEGDAPVVVAKGQDLIALKIREIAEENGIPVFEDPPLARSMFAQVSVDSVIPPVFYKAVAELIHRVYAASPQTRRVN
- the fliG gene encoding flagellar motor switch protein FliG, which produces MMDFENFGTSTAVGTPLSQVEKAAAVLLAMGKGVAGKLLKYFTQSELQQIIAAAQNLRAIPPHELIDLVNEFEDLFTEGAGLMDNAKMMEGILEEGLTPDEVDGLLGRRAAFQAYENTIWDRLQDADPVFVAGFLLNEHPQTIAYILSMMPSSFGAKVLLEIPEANRPDIINRTVNLKDASPKATAIVEARVIEMINALDAERNSIGTNKVADLMNELDKSQVDEMLASLETVSTESVKKVRPKIFLFEDVLLMPQRSRVSLFNDVAGDIITAALRGASMELREAVLSAIGARQRRMIESDLAAGDQGVNPREVAIARRSITQEAIRLAAAGQIQLKETAGEQQAA
- the fliN gene encoding flagellar motor switch protein FliN — its product is MAPKKTPIADDIMSSINAGDQELEQAIDDLRGVLQKDASGGIDTDFPARGADDPLAAFGGDFGGSDFGGGAAATDFGANTGFAGSDFGAGGDFSAEPREAPRPGSAMQSNMDLIMDIPIDLQIVLGSSQMQVSSLMNLSEGATIALDRRIGEPVEVMVNGRVIGRGEITVLENDDTRFGVKLIEVKSTRKI